ACTTTTCATATACCGGATGTGGCGTTTGGCAAAGAAGATAAAAGCTCAAAACAAAGGCCGGCCAGGCTGGTTTCTATGGCAGTAGAATATCCCAGCATACAGGTAACAAGAGGCGAAAGAATCGGTCAAAAAATCAATATGAATGTTTTCTTTCGCAATTATGGAAAATCCGATGAAAATCTGGATGTTCAATTAATAAATAAATATAAAAAATGGAAAGTCTCTTTAACAACTTTTAGTTTTTATATTACAGGTGTTCACATCCCTTCAGGTAATGAGAAGTCTGTTATTTTTGAAGCCGAAGCAGACAGGGATATTAAACCTGGTAAATATGAATTTCCCATAAAAGCGCAAACCCAGGACGGTAAATTTAAACTTTCTGAAATAATTGAAATCGAAGTGTTAACGGAAAAATCTGAAATAGATAAATCCAGAGGCATAAAACTGACTTCATCATATCCGGAAGTTAAGGGCACACCGGATTCAACTTTTAAGTTTGCCATAGACATCGACAGTACTATTGTAGATGATACGATCCTTGATCTGTCCGCAGAGGGGCCGGAAGGCTGGAATATTAATTTTAAGCCGTCTTATGAAGATAATTATATATCTAGTCTTCGGATAAAAGTTAATGAAAGAAGAACATTAAATGTGGAAGTACGGCCTTCTCCAAACGCCAAGGCAGGCAGATACCCGATTAATGTTATAATCAAAACTCCAAATTCAAGACTTGAGACCCCCCTTACAGTAATCTTAACTGGTACATACAGCCTGGATGTAAGAACGGCAGGAGGTTTATTGTCTCTTGATGCAAAACAGGGAAAACCGTCTAACATTTCTTTTTATATCAAAAATACTGGATCTGCGGAAAACAGGGATATCAAATTTATGACTTTTAAACCGGAAAACTGGAAGGTGGAATTCAAACCGGAAAAAATAGATATGATAGAACCGGGTGACATGAAACAAGTCGAAATGACTATTACTCCGTATGAAGATGCCCTGGTTGGCGATTATTCGGTAAGTGTTGATGTTGTGGGAGAAAAAGTCAAAAAAAATCTGGAGTTTCGCACAACCGTAAAAGTTTCGACTGCATGGGGTTGGATCGGAATAGGGATTATAGTATTGGTTATAGCCGGGCTTTTTGGTTTGTTCCGCCGTTTTGGGAGACGTTGATATGGAGACAAGGCCTATCATAGTGACCCGTGACTTAACAAAAATATATAATGGGCGTAAAGCAGTTGATAATCTTACGCTTTCAATCAATGATGGCGAGATTTTTGGTTTTCTGGGGCCAAACGGCGCCGGAAAAACAACTACGCTTCTTATGTTGATAGGGTTAACGGAGCCTACAAGCGGATTTGCCGAAGTTATGGGGCTAAACCCTGTAAGGGATGCGGTTAAAATAAAATCAAAAATTGCATATCTTCAGGAAAATATGGGGTTTTATTCGGATTTAAATGCAAGGCAAATGCTTGGGTTTATAGCTGAATTAAACGGCCTTTACGGAAGTGATGCCGATGCCCTGATAGATAGTTCATTAGAAACTGTCGGACTTAGCGCCGAGGCATCAAAAAAGATTTCAGCTTATTCCAGAGGTATGCGGCAACGTTTAGGTATTGCGGAACTGTTATTAAAGGATGCCAAAATTGCCTTTTTGGATGAGCCAACAATAGGGCTTGATCCGGATGGTGCAAATCGCCTGATAGAACTGATTCAAACTCTGTGCAGCGAAAGGCATATGACTGTTTTACTATCCAGCCATATGCTGGATCAGGTACAAAAAATGTGCCACCGGGTCGGAATAATGATCAAGGGAAAGATGGTTGCTCAGGGGCCGATGGAACAGTTGGCAAAAGAAAAACTGGGCGTGGACAATCAAGCTTATTCACTGGAAGAAATTTATATGAGATATTTTAAGGAGGCATAAGAGTGCAAGGCCTTAAAGCTATAATAAAAAAAGAATTATCGGATCATATAAGCAGTTATCGTTTCACCATCATATTTGCTTTGATTGCAATGGTAAGTCTTATTACTGTTTATATGACAGGTATTAATATCAGAAAGGAGCTTGAAGGTGTTACAAAACCGCAATTTGTTTTTCTGATGCTTTTTACATCTTCAGGAGGGTTTTTTTCTGTAGTACAGTTTACCGCTTTTTTTGGCCCTTTGATGGGGCTGCTTTTGGGATTTGATACAATTAACCGGGAAAGAAATGAAGGCACTTTGAGTAAAATTCTTTCACAACCTGTTTACAGGGATACAGTTATAAATT
This is a stretch of genomic DNA from Pseudomonadota bacterium. It encodes these proteins:
- a CDS encoding ABC transporter ATP-binding protein; translation: METRPIIVTRDLTKIYNGRKAVDNLTLSINDGEIFGFLGPNGAGKTTTLLMLIGLTEPTSGFAEVMGLNPVRDAVKIKSKIAYLQENMGFYSDLNARQMLGFIAELNGLYGSDADALIDSSLETVGLSAEASKKISAYSRGMRQRLGIAELLLKDAKIAFLDEPTIGLDPDGANRLIELIQTLCSERHMTVLLSSHMLDQVQKMCHRVGIMIKGKMVAQGPMEQLAKEKLGVDNQAYSLEEIYMRYFKEA